The genomic interval TAACCTTTTTCGATCCTTTTATCAAAAAGAATAAAAAAATGTAAAATACTTATTATTAATACAATACCTAAAAGAATTTCTACATTAAAAAATCGAAAGGTTTTCCATCCTAAAGATAGAATTATATAAATAAATATAATTGGAGTAAACATATCCAAAAAATTTTGGAATCTAATTTGGATCATGATTTTCTATGAAATACTTTTTTATTTTTTATAATATGTTTATTTCTCTTTCTTTGTTCTTTGATAAAATTTTTTCAGTACATTGAAATATAAATTATATCATGCTTTCCCCATTCTATCTAAATTCAGTAACATTCTGGTAAAATAAACAATTTTATTTTGAATCACAGCATATGCTACTATAATACTTCATGTCATACACACGCACTTACACGACGTTTCTTACACTTACTTTACTTTAAATAAAAAATTAACGTAAAATAATGGCTTTTTATTGTATTGAAACTATACTTACTACGCTAGTAAATCGTAAGAATTTTATTAGGGGAACAGGGGTTTCTTTAAATTTAAAAAAAGTACATTGTTTTTTGTTCAATAATAAATAGTGAATAAACTATTTATTATTCATAGTTTTTTAAAAAAATTATGTATTTCATAAATAAAAAGGAACAAATTTTTCTACATTATTGAATTTTTTTTTACAAAATTTTTTGTAAGAAATGAGAGACATATCCATTGCAGATGGCATTTTATATGAACATTCATTTTTATTTACAAGAAAAAATAATTTCTTATATATGAGAGGGTAATTTCCAATAAAATAGACTTTTTCATTTTTTGAAAAATGTTTAAAAAAATCATCATCCAATTTTTTTATCCTGATAGGGCTCAATCTTTCTTTTGATTCATTAAATAATGATGTATAGAAAAAATCAGATTTAGCATGTATCATGGGAATCAAAAATCCTTTTTTTATGTTTATTTTATAACTCATAATTGTCAATGTATCTATAGATAACAAAGGAATATCTAAAGCACAACATAAACCTCTAGCAGCGGATGCTCCTATTCTCAAAGAAGTATAAGACCCCGGCCCTTTGCTAACACAGATAGACTTTAAATCCTGAAAATGAATTCCGGAAATATTTATAACGTACTGTATAAATGTATGTAATTTTTCTGAGTGAAAATATTTTTCCGAACATTCTTCTACAGAAGCTAAACATATTCCGTTTTTAGCAATACTGACTGAACAATTTTTAGTAGAAGTTTCTATATTTAGTATTAAAGACATATTAAAATGTTTATAATGGTATTCAAACTAAAATAAAATAATGAAAGAAAAAAAAGTAATTAGACATATTGTTTCCTGGTTGAAAGAATATATTCAAAAATCTAAATCTAATGGCTTTATTCTTGGAATATCTGGAGGAATAGATTCTTCAGTAGTATCTTATTTAGTGTCTATGACTAAGTTTCCTACTATCATATTAGAAATGCCTATTATGGAAAATAGAAAAAATATTTTGTCTATAAAACATGCAAATTTTTTGAAAAAAAAATTTTCAAACGTTCATTATCTTGAAAAAGATTTGTCTGCTTTATTTACAACCTTTTGTCATATAACTCATGACGTTAAAAATTCTAAACTTTCTTTAGCGTTAGCTAATGTAAAATCCCGTATTCGTATGTTGACTTTATATTATTATGCTAATATTAAAAATTATCTTGTTGTTGGAACTGGAAATAAAGTGGAAGATTTTGGAGTGGGTTTTTTTACAAAATATGGAGATGGAGGTGTAGATTTACATCCTATAGCTGATTTGACTAAAAGTGAAGTACGTTTTTTAGCTAAAAAATTAAATATTATTGATGAAATTCAAAAAGCAAAGCCAACGGATGGACTTTGGGATGATCATAGATCGGATGAAGATCAATTAGGAGCTACTTATGAGGAACTAGAATGGGCAATGAAAATGGAAATTATGAAAAAAAAAGATGATACTTTATCCGATATAGAATACAAAATTTTAAAAAAATATCAAATTTTACATCAAAAAAATATACATAAGATGATTCCTATTCCTATATGTAAAATTCCTGATGATATTAAAAAATGAAAATTTTGTTATTTATTTGTATATATATAAATCAATGTAAAATAAAATAGATTATAACAGAATCGTTTTCGTAATTTTGTTTTTCATGGATTAAGTTTATGCTATGATGGAAGAAAAACATAAAAAAATTTTAAAAAAAGAAAAATTTACTCAAAAATCTAATTCTATTTTTAATCATTCAATTAATACAGATACAACTTTACAAAATAATGTTTTGTTTATGACTGATGAAGAAAAGATTGAAAAAATAAAAAAACATTTTTTTCAAATTATGAAAATTTTAGGTTTAGATATGAATGATGATAGTTTGCGTAAAACTCCTAAACGAGTAGCAAAAATGTTTATACAAGAAATATTTAGTGGTCTTAACCCAAAGAATATCCCTGATTTTTCTATTTTCGAGAATAAATATAAATATAATCAAATGTTAATAGAAAAAAATATAACAGTTTACTCCACTTGTGAACATCATTTTCTTCCTATTGTAGGAAAAGCTCATGTAGGTTATATTTCTAATGGAAAAGTTGTAGGCCTTTCTAAAATTAATAGAATTGTAAATTTTTATGCAAAAAGACCACAAGTTCAAGAACGTTTAACTATGCAAATTGTTCAATCTTTACAAGATATGCTAGAAACACAAGATGTTGCTTGTGTTATAGAAGCAAAACATTTATGTGTAAATTCTCGTGGAATTAGAGATACTGACAGTAAGACTATAACTACTGAGTTAATAGGATCTTTTAAAAAGAATTCAGAGATTCGGAAAGAATTTTTGCATTATATTGGAATTTCTTAAATGAAAAAATGAAGGAAAAAAATTTTCTAGAAAAAAATCGAAATCATCTAAAAATATATAATTCTTTAACAGGAAAAAAAGAATTTTTTCAGCCTATTCATAAGGAATATGTAGGAATTTATGTATGTGGTCCTACAGTTTATAATCACTTACATTTGGGAAATTGTAGAACTTTTATATCATTTGACATTGTTTTTCGTTATTTAAAACATTTGGGATATAAAGTTCGTTATGTAAGAAATATTACTGATGTTGGACATTTAGAAAATGAAAACCACGATGTAGAAGATAAAATTTCTAAAAAATCTCGTATAGAAAAACTTGAACCTATGGAAATAGTTCAAAAATACACTCTTTCATTTCATAATTTATTGAACGTTTTAAATGTATTACCTCCAAGTATAGAACCTACAGCAACAGGTCATATTATAGAACAAATAGATATGATTCAAGAATTAATTGCCAAAAAATTAGCATACGAAATAAATGGATCTGTATATTTCGATTTAAAAGAATATAGAAAATTATATCCTTATGGTGTGATTAGTAAAAATAAA from Blattabacterium cuenoti carries:
- the tsaB gene encoding tRNA (adenosine(37)-N6)-threonylcarbamoyltransferase complex dimerization subunit type 1 TsaB; amino-acid sequence: MSLILNIETSTKNCSVSIAKNGICLASVEECSEKYFHSEKLHTFIQYVINISGIHFQDLKSICVSKGPGSYTSLRIGASAARGLCCALDIPLLSIDTLTIMSYKINIKKGFLIPMIHAKSDFFYTSLFNESKERLSPIRIKKLDDDFFKHFSKNEKVYFIGNYPLIYKKLFFLVNKNECSYKMPSAMDMSLISYKKFCKKKFNNVEKFVPFYL
- the folE gene encoding GTP cyclohydrolase I FolE, giving the protein MTDEEKIEKIKKHFFQIMKILGLDMNDDSLRKTPKRVAKMFIQEIFSGLNPKNIPDFSIFENKYKYNQMLIEKNITVYSTCEHHFLPIVGKAHVGYISNGKVVGLSKINRIVNFYAKRPQVQERLTMQIVQSLQDMLETQDVACVIEAKHLCVNSRGIRDTDSKTITTELIGSFKKNSEIRKEFLHYIGIS
- the nadE gene encoding NAD(+) synthase, producing MKEKKVIRHIVSWLKEYIQKSKSNGFILGISGGIDSSVVSYLVSMTKFPTIILEMPIMENRKNILSIKHANFLKKKFSNVHYLEKDLSALFTTFCHITHDVKNSKLSLALANVKSRIRMLTLYYYANIKNYLVVGTGNKVEDFGVGFFTKYGDGGVDLHPIADLTKSEVRFLAKKLNIIDEIQKAKPTDGLWDDHRSDEDQLGATYEELEWAMKMEIMKKKDDTLSDIEYKILKKYQILHQKNIHKMIPIPICKIPDDIKK